A section of the Pirellulales bacterium genome encodes:
- a CDS encoding Uma2 family endonuclease, with translation MATAERPVQTAAENRFVLYNIPWETFQLLRNADGLERTRMTYNEGMLELMSPSYRHEVIKKLLAQMVESFTVELRIPRRSLGSMTCQPRKKYKSLEPDECYYIANFEKIRGRHDINLDVDAPPDLAIEVEVSTSAIKKMGIYAALGVLEVWRWHDESLRSLVFGADGEYIETEFSPNLPMLRVKDLEPFLDVELAGDESQWLLAFRQWVQERFGA, from the coding sequence TGCTCTACAACATTCCGTGGGAAACGTTCCAGTTGCTGCGCAACGCCGACGGCCTGGAACGTACCCGCATGACCTACAATGAAGGGATGCTGGAGCTGATGTCACCCTCCTACCGGCACGAAGTGATCAAGAAGCTGCTCGCTCAAATGGTGGAGTCGTTTACTGTCGAGCTACGAATCCCACGGCGCAGCTTAGGCTCGATGACGTGCCAGCCGCGCAAGAAGTATAAATCGTTGGAGCCGGACGAGTGCTACTATATCGCCAACTTTGAGAAGATCCGGGGCAGACACGATATCAATCTCGATGTCGACGCTCCACCCGATCTGGCGATTGAAGTTGAAGTCAGCACCAGCGCGATCAAGAAAATGGGCATCTACGCGGCGCTCGGCGTGCTTGAGGTATGGCGTTGGCACGATGAGTCGTTGCGGTCGTTAGTGTTCGGCGCCGACGGGGAATACATCGAGACGGAGTTCAGCCCGAACCTGCCGATGCTGCGAGTCAAAGACCTGGAGCCGTTTCTCGACGTCGAGCTGGCCGGCGACGAGTCGCAATGGCTGCTGGCGTTCCGTCAGTGGGTGCAAGAGCGGTTTGGAGCGTAG